CCTTTTCTCAACTCCTTCCCAAACCCCAGTTTTTGGATCGAAAACTACCCCGCCCCGGTCCGCCATGGCATACACGCGGCCGCCGATCATGGCGCTAGCGTGCATCCACTTTCCACGTACCTCAAGTGCAGAACTCGGCACCGCCTCCCAGCGGCCCTTCTCTGGGTCTAGAACCTCCGCCCAGTGCTCGGTCCGGGCCCACGAGTCCACAAGGCAGCCGCCGATGACGTAGACCCTTCCGTCCACAACACCCGCGGCGGCGAACTCGCGCGCCACCCGCATTGGGGGACCCGGTTGCCAGGTGTGAAAGCGGCAGTCGAGGAGCCACACGTGGGATGAGGGGACGTCGTTGACTGAGCCGCCGAGGACGTAGATAGTGGAGCCCAGCACGGCGTAGGCGGCGCCGAGTGATGGGGCGGGGATGGGTGGAACGGGGATGAGAAGGGGAGGGAGGTCGGTGGGGGTGGGGTTGGGGTTGGGGTTTTGGTAGAGTGTGAACCAGGCGGAGGGGTTATGGTGTGAGCGGAGGGTGAGGTAGAGGAAATGTTGGGTCGAATTGAGGAGGGAGCGGGTGGTGAAGAAGAGTGGGGATGAGAGGAGGGAGCGGATGGGTCTCGACACTATCGACAGAGTCGGGTGGTACCAGCGGGGGACTCGGGCTATGCAGTTCAAAGCGACGTCGTCTGGGAGGGATGGGATCAGTTGTGCCGTTGCGGCGGTGgcggtggaggtggaggtggacaTGGCTGTGCTTTGTCTCAGCTGATGGTTTATTTGATTAGATTTGGACTTTGGATGATGATATCAGACCATCCCCAACCCAAAATTCTCTACTATTTTTCTTCTCCGATACGCAAGTTTCACCTTCTGATAAAATTAAGTGTTAGGTTGATATGGCCGAGTTGGTCTAAGGCGCCAGATTAAGGTTCTGGTCCGAAAGGGCGTGGGTTCAAATCCCACTGTCAACAaaaatcctttttatttttttctctattttccaTGTAATACGTAAGCTGACGTGGAGCTTCGCCACGGGCTGTTGCAGAGAAAATAAGGGAACCGTGTCCGCAGCAGATTGCAACTGAAAGGCACTGCTGCTAACTCAACTCCTGGCGCCAAACCTTATCCGCTCAAAg
Above is a window of Malus sylvestris chromosome 15, drMalSylv7.2, whole genome shotgun sequence DNA encoding:
- the LOC126603202 gene encoding F-box/kelch-repeat protein SKIP6; amino-acid sequence: MSTSTSTATAATAQLIPSLPDDVALNCIARVPRWYHPTLSIVSRPIRSLLSSPLFFTTRSLLNSTQHFLYLTLRSHHNPSAWFTLYQNPNPNPTPTDLPPLLIPVPPIPAPSLGAAYAVLGSTIYVLGGSVNDVPSSHVWLLDCRFHTWQPGPPMRVAREFAAAGVVDGRVYVIGGCLVDSWARTEHWAEVLDPEKGRWEAVPSSALEVRGKWMHASAMIGGRVYAMADRGGVVFDPKTGVWEGVEKRLDLGWRGRACVVHGILYCYDYLGKIRGFDVKKRAWKELKGVEKGLPKFLCGATMANVGEKLVVLWEGKGNGKEIEIWCAEIEVEEKGDDGELWGNIDWSHKLLSVPKGSSIVNCLAVSL